The following is a genomic window from Chitinophaga caseinilytica.
CGCCGTAAGTATAGTAATAGCCCTCGGGCAGGATGTTCGCAGCAGCCAGCTTTTGCTGGATTTCCTTTACAACGCTCTGCACATCGCGGTCGCGCACGTTAAAGCCCACTACGATCCGCCGGCGGCCTTCTTCGCGGCTGATCTGCGCAGGGCCTTCCCGGAACGAGATGTCTGCCAGCTGCGAAAGCGGCACCTGGTTGTTGTTGGGCAGGGCCACGAAAAGATCGCGCACATCATCGATGGAGGAGCGGCTGGCACTGTCGAGCCGCACTACGAGGTCAAACTTCCGTTCGTTCTCGAAAACCACGCCGGCAGATTCACCGGCAAATGCGGTGCGCACGGTCTGGTTGATATCGGCGATGTTCATCCCGTAAGCCGCGATTTTGGCGCGATCATACAGAACGGTAATCTGCGGCAATCCGGTAGTTTTTTCGACCTGGGGCTCTGTGGCACCGCGGACCGACTGCACCACCGCCGCCACTCGGGGAGCCAGGGCTGCGAGGGTATCGATGTTCTCGCCGAAGATTTTTACCGCTACATCTTGCCGGACGCCCGTCATCAGTTCGTTGAACCGCATCTGGATGGGCTGGTTGTATTCGAAGAACACACCCGGGATTACTTCCAGCTTTTCGAGCATCGCTTCCGCGAGGCCTTCGTAGGTTTTGGCGGTCGTCCATTCGGATTTGGGTTTGAGGAGGATCATCACGTCCGTAGCTTCGGGCGGCATGGGATCGGTAGGCACTTCAGCGCTGCCGGTTTTACCCACTACCATTTTCACTTCGGGGAACTGGCGGACGATGCGGCTCGCCTGCATGGAGGTTTCAATGCTTTGCGACAGCGATGTTCCCTGCGGCAGGATGCAATGGAAAGCGAAATCGCCTTCTTCCAGCTGCGGGATGAACTCGCCGCCCATCCGGTTGAAAAGCATGACCGTCAAGATAAATACCGCTACGGTTACTGCTACCACGGCCACTTTGAAGCGGATCGCCCAATCGAGGACGGGCTTGTACAACCGGTGGAAGAAGTCCATCATCCGGTCGGAGAAATTCTTCTTGTGGGATAATTGTTTGGGAAGAATGAGGGCGCTCATCATGGGGATGTAAGTCAGGGAAAGGATGAGCGCGCCGAGGATGGCGAAGGCCACGGTTTGCGCCATGGGCTTGAACATCTTGCCTTCGATGCCCACCAGCGTGAGGATCGGAATGTACACGATCATGATGATAATTTCCCCGAAAGCCGCGCTGTTCCTGATTTTGGAGGCAGACACGAATACTTCCTCGTCCATTTCCGCCTGGGTGAGGCGGTGCGTGGTTTTGCGAAGGCCGAGGTGATGGAGGGTCGCTTCCACGATGATCACCGCTCCGTCTACGATCAACCCGAAATCGATCGCGCCGAGGCTCATGAGGTTGGCGCTCACCCCGAAAAGCCGCATCATGCCCAGGGCAAACAACATCGCCAGCGGAATGGCCGACGCTACGATAAGGCCCGCCCTGAAATTCCCCAGGAACAGCACCAGCACGAATATCACGATCAGCGCCCCTTCGATGAGGTTGGTTTTCACCGTACTGATGGCGCGGTCTACCAGGTCTGTCCGGTCGAGGAAAGCTTCCACCACCACATCGTCAGGCAATGATTTCTGAATAGTGACGAGTTTCTCCTTCACCCGGTTCACCACTTCGGCACTGTTGGCGCCTTTCAGCATCATCACGATGCCGCCGACCACTTCCTTCTCGCCGTTGTACGTAACGGAGCCGTACCGGATGGCGCTGCCAAGCTTCACTTCCGCCACGTCGCGCACCAGCACGGGAATACCGTTGACGGTTTTCACGACGATGTTGCGGATGTCTTCCATATTGCCCACCAGCCCGATGCCGCGGATGAAATAGGCGCTGGGTTTCTTATCGATATAGGCGCCGCCGGTATTTTCGTTGTTTTTGGCCAGTGCATTGAATATCTCGGCGATGGTGACGTTCATGCCCTTCAGCTTCGCCGGGTTCACGGACACTTCGTACTGTTTGAGCATCCCGCCGAAACTGTTCACATCCGCAACGCCCTTGATGCCGTAGAGCTGGCGCGCCACGATCCAGTCTTGCATCGTGCGCAGGTCCATGGCCGAATATTTGTTTTCCGACCCTTTTTTGGGGTGCAGGATATACTGATACACTTCTCCCAGGCCCGTGCTCACCGGCGCCAGTTCCGGGGAACCGATGCCTTTGGGGATATTTTCTTCCGCCTCTTTCAATCTTTCGCCGATCAGCTGCCGCGCAAAATAAACATCGACTTCATCGTCGAAAACGACCGTCACCACGGAAAGCCCGAACCGCGAAATGGAGCGCATCTCCACCAGATCGGGGAGGTTGGCCAGGCTTTGTTCGATGGGGTAGGTCACCAGTTGTTCGGTTTCCTGGGCGGCGAGGGTAGGTGTTTGGGTGATGATCTGCACCTGGTTGTTGGTGATGTCTGGCACGGCATCTACCGGCAGGTGCATCGCGCTCCAGGTGCCCCAGGCCACCAGCGCCAGCGTGAACAGGCCAATGATCAGCTTGTTCTTTATACTGAAATGGATAATTCTGTTGAGCATAGTCAATAAATCGATGAATAAAACGGGGTATGCAGCGGCATCCGATCAAAGATCGAAGCACATCCCTGCGCAAACGGGCACCAGCGTCACGGACAGCTATCGCCAAAACAAAGTTTTCGCTTCGAAAGTTGACGGATACACGATCACACATTGCCGGTGCCGGCAAATACAAACTTGTTGGTTAGGTAAATTAAGCCTGGGGAGGTTGCCATACGGCCGGGGAAACATCGGTAATGATGCCGGCGGGCATTTCGGAGTAGTTAAAAGCAGAATGGCCGGATTGCACGGGGATGAGATACCCGACCGGCAGAATTACGGACGCCGCACAGCAACCGCAGGCGCAGAGCGGCGAGCAGAAGTCCACATGCTCGTGGTGCTCCGTTCCCGCATCCGCCAGCTGGTAACCGCTGGACGCAGTCACCTGGCCAACCAGCTCGTCGCTGCAGGTAGTGGTGCTGAATGCCAGGATCACAATGCTCAATATGAGGGCGATAATTCTCACTGGAACAAAAGTAACGCAATTTGCCAACAGGTATTATTTTATTATAATAACCATGTTGCAATTTTACCGCTCATCGCTGCGGCGTGGACGCCGTTGCTCCGGTTTGCCGTTTGACGAGAACGCGTTTGATGAGCTGCGCCTTATCGTCGGTCAACGGAATGGGCAAATCGGGGATCAGCTGGTTGTTTTCCGTATCTCCACTGGGCCGCAGCCACCTTTTCACACCGAAAAGCAGCCGCACTTTGGTGTTTGGCAATGCTGTATTGTACATTTCCCCGAATTTGTTGGGATGCCCGAGCGTAGGCGTTTCCCCTACGATCGTGGCCAGTTGGTTGTCTTTGATGATCGTCGCGAACATCATGGCGCTGCTGAAAGTACCGTTGCCCACCACGATGAACACCTTGCCGGCAAAGCGTCCCGGCCTTTCATCGGGCCGGACGGTATCTCCGGCGATATGGATCAGGTCGCCTTCGTTGGCGGCTTTATAATAGTCGGGCGCATCCATGCCCCAGGATTTCAGGAGCCTGATATACGATTCGCTCCGCCTGAAATCGACGCTGTACCCGCGGTACGGTTTTCCGTTGAACCCATCGATGAGCATGCTGCCAACGACCGACTGGCCACCGCTGTTTTTGCTCACATCGATGAAAAGGTATTTCGGCGCATCGGCTTTCACCTGTTCATAAATCGTGTCGATCCGGCGCTGGACGGCGTCGAGGTCCTGGTGCGGGACGTTGAAGGAACAGGCATTGATGTACCCGGCGTCGCCGATATTTTCATAATACACATAATCCTGGCACTGCACGTTCCATCCGGATTGCCGGTCGAGCTCGGCTTTCCAGGTATTTGCGGAAACGCCGGCCAGGCGGACCGTTTTCCCGTTGCGGGTCGTTATTTTAAAATGCGAGCGGGCGTCGGGGACGGTCCAGGTATAGAGGTAGCCGAATTGTTTGAGGGCCTTTTCCAACCGCTGTTCGGGATACCCGGACGAATAGCCGGCCGACCGTTTCACCAGTTTATCGATATCTTCGAGATCGATTTGGGTGATGACGTCTCCCGGTTGAAGGGGGCTTCCTTCATTGAGTATCTTATCGATCCGGTAATTTTTCCCGTCGAAGGCCAGGGTGATGGGTAGAAACGCGCCGCCGCTTCTGTAGGGCGTTTCCAGCAGGCTGTCGGGCAAAGATACCTGGGCGTGCTCGTCGCACAGCCGGGCGAAAAGCGGTTTTATCTTCTTCATGAAAGCCGTGGCGGTGAGGGAGTCCTTCAATCCGGAATGTATTTCCGAAAACAGCCGGTCGTATTCCTTTTGGTCGATTTCCGTGTACGGATAAGCGTGCACGTTGTAAATCTGCTGTTTCACAAGTGCCAGGTCTTCTTGCAGCTGCCGGGGCGAAAGTTTTACATCTTGCTGCGCAAATGCGTGAGCCGCTGCGAGCAGTAAAGAGAACAGGGAATATCCTAATTTTTTCATGGTCTGGAACGGCGAATAGCTAAAAATAATTTTTTTGGATAGGGGCCGGATCAAAAATATCCGTTATCATACAAGACAATTTTGAAAATATCCGGCGGTGGCGAAGCTATAAACGCAACAAATGTTGCAATTATTACACGTCGAAATCCGTGATTTGTACAATTTTAACACAATATTATCATGTATATCACACTAAAGTATTACTTATTTCAGTTTAAGGAAGGTAATTTCACAATTTAATCGCAACCTACAACTTGTGCCATTTTGAGTATTGTTCTCTACTACCTTTTACTGCCGGTGGTTTACTTCATCAGTATCCTTCCGTTTCCGCTCCTTTACGGGTTGTCAGACGTATTTTTCTGTCTGCTGTACTACGTAGTGGGATATCGTAAGAAAGTTGTGCTGCAAAACCTGGCGAATTCCTTTCCGGACAAGTCGCCGGAAGAGCGCGCCCGGATCTGTCGTGATTTTTATCGTTATTTCTGCGACCTGTTCCTGGAGACCTTTAAAACCCTGACTATCAGCAAAGCCGCCATGTTGCGGCATTGTTCGCTCACGCCTGAAACGGTAGCGCTGTTCAAGCGGCTGCATGCCGAAGGCAAAAGCGTGGTGCTGGTGATGGGGCATAAGGGCAACTGGGAATGGGCGGGCAATTCGTTCAGCATTTTGTGCCCGCAGCAATTGTACGTAGTGTACCATCCGCTGGCCAGCAAACATTATGATGGCTTGATGTACAGGATGCGCACGCGCTTCGGCACCAAGCTCATCGCCATGCAGGACACGTTCCGCGAAATGGTAAAGCTCCGGGGAGAAATCAACGCCACGGCGCTGATCGCCGACCAAAGCCCCCGGCCAGACACTGCCCAGTGGGTGAATTTCCTGCACCAGGACACGCCGGTGTTCACGGGCACGGAAAGGATCGCGTCGAAAATGAATTACCAGGTGGTATATGTTTCCGTTACCCGCACTAAGCGCGGTTACTATTCCGTATCCGCGGAAGTTTTGGTGGAATCTCCCGCACAGGAGGCTCCCGGGAACATCACCACGCTTCATACCGCACGGTTGGAAGCCGACATCATCGACCAGCCCGCCACCTGGCTCTGGTCGCACCGCCGCTGGAAACACAAGAGAAAACAGGAACCCGCCACAGTTTAAAATATCGTGATGTTAGAAGGAAAACAACTCATTTTGGCCACCAAGCCTTTTGCCCAGGAAAAACGTGCCCTCAGCTGGTGGTACACTTTGTCTACGCTATGCCTGCTCATTGCCTCGCTCACCGCTACCGTGGTGGTGCCGTGGCTGGGGCTGCGGATCGCGTTCAGTGTACTGTCTGGCCTGCTGATCGTCCGCATGTTCGTTATTTATCACGATTACCAGCACCATTCCATCTTAAAGAACAGCCCGGCGGCCAACGCCATCATGACCATTTTCGGTATTTATATTCTTGCCCCATCCAGCATCTGGAAGCGGTCGCACGATTACCATCACCAGCATAATTCAAAACTGTACAGCGCCAGCATCGGTTCTTACCCCATCGCTACGATAGACGGGTTCCTGGCCATGAGCCGTGGCGAGCGCCGGATGTACCTGTTTACGCGCCATCCGCTCACCATCCTGTTCGGCTACCTGTTCATGTTCATCATCGGGATGTGCGTGAATTCGTTCTTCGCCAGCCCCCGCCGCCATTACGATGCCCTCATCGCGCTGGTGGCACATGTGGCGCTGACGGTCGCCGTAATTCTCACGGCTGGCTGGCTGACATGGCTGCTCCTCGTACTGGCACCCGTTTTCATCGCCTGCGCGATCGGGACTTACCTTTTCTATGCGCAACATAATTTCCCCGGCGTGGTCTTCAATACGAAAGAAGAATGGTGCTACGACGATGCGGCGCTGCTGTCGTCCAGCCACATGGTGATGAGCCCTGTCATGGCCTGGTTTACCGGCAATATCGGTCTTCATCACATCCATCACCTCAACGCCCGGATACCTTTTTACCGTTTGCCGGAGGCTTATGCGAAGATCCCCGAGCTGCAGGGAGCTACCACTACCACTTTATGGCCGAAAGATATCCGTGCCTGTTTCCGGCTGAAGGTCTGGGACCCGAAAACCCGGATGATGACGGGCGTGAAGGCGCTTCGCAAAGACGAGGCGTATGCCGCAAAATTCCGTCCTTCCGCTGTGTAGGCTGCATTGCAATTTAAAAAGCCACGCCGGTCTCCAGGGCCCGCGTGGCTTTTTTAGTTAATTGCAGTAATATTGGGAACAGAAGGCCGCACCATGTATATCACCCGATTACCCGATCATTCAGACCCTCAGTTCGACGAAGCCGCGCATTTCGCCCGGTTCCGGAAACAAAACATGGTGTTCAGCGCCGAAAGCCACGATGCGCATTGCGATGAGCACATCGGCTGCCTTTCCGTGAAAACGCTCCTGCGTGGCGCCGAAACGTATGGGATCGATGGGCGGAAGGTGACCGTCCGCCCGGGGCAATTCCTCATCCTGAATAACGATCAACCGTATTCCTGCCGCATCTCCGGGCCGGGAGCCGCGCATGCATTGTCGGTTTTCTTTAAAAGCGATTTCGCGGCGGCGGTGCTGACAGCCGCCATGCACACGGACGCGTACCTGCTCGACGAGCCGTTTTTCCCCGATGGCGCGCTGCCTTCGTTCTTCCAACACCTGCACGATACGACGCCGTTGATGCAACATCGCCTGCAACAGCTTGTCCAGTCGCTGGAAACGCAGGGGTATGTGGCCGCAATGGTCGACGAACAGCTCGTTTTCCTCCTGCACGACCTTGCCGGCGTGCAACAGGCAGACCGCAGGCTGGCGCGCGATGTGCAGGCGCTGAAGCCAGCTACGCGGCATGAGCTGTTCCGGCGGCTGTGCGTGGCCAAAGACGTGCTGCATACTGCGTACCATGAACCGCTCGACCTGGAGCGCCTGTGCAGGGAGGCTTGTCTTTCCGTTCCGCAGCTCGTGCGGCAGTTCAAATCCGTGTTCCGGTGCTCGCCGTACCAGTACCTCGTGCGCGTGCGGTTGGAGCAGGCGGCGCAACTGTTGCGGCAGGGAAGCCAGCCGGCGCAGGACATCGCCTGGCAATGCGGGTTCGAGAACGCGGGCGCGTTTGGCCGGGCGTTCAAATCCATGTACGGCGTACCACCGATGGCTTACCGGCAGCTACATTGAAAAATTGAGCATTTCTGCATATCGCCCTTCGCCGGCTTTGGGTAGATTTGGGTGTTAAACGTGCTTCATGTTATATAAGTTCTTCATCGCCCTTTCCCTTGTTTTTTCGCTGCAACACGCTGCCGCGCAGGATATCCCGCTGTACGAGGGCGCCATTCCCAATTCGAGGCCGGCACCGGAAGGTTATGCTGAAAAGGACAGCCTGGGACGGATTTTCAGGGTCACGAAGCCGGTATTAATTCCTTTCTTTCCGCCGGAAGGGAAGGCCAATGGTACGGCGGTGCTCATTTTCCCGGGGGGCGGGTACTTTTTGCTGTCGATGCCCGCTTGCGAAGAAATAGCGCGGGCGCTGGCGGATTCTGGCATTACGGCGTTCATCGTCAAATACCGGTTGCCGAGTGATGTGATCATGAAGGATAAATCGACAGGGCCTTTGCAGGACGCGCTGTCTGCCATCCGGCTCGTGCGCCGGCGGGCGGCGGAGTGGGGGATTGATACGCACAAGGTAGGATTGATGGGCCTTTCCGCCGGAGGGCACCTGGCATCCATGGTGGCCACCCAGCAGGAGCGGACAGCCATTCCCAATCCCGAAAACACCGATCTCCGCCCGGATTTCCTGGCGCTGCTGTACCCCGTCATCATCTACGATCCTGCTGTTCCCCGTACCCGGGAAAACCTCATCGGTAAAAATCCTTCCACCGAAACCCTCCGCCAATACAGCACCGATCAATCCGTGTCCTCCAAAACGCCACCCGCATTCCTCGTTCATGCGGCAGACGACAGTGTGATCCCGCTCAAGAACACGCTTGCGTTCTTCAACGCTTTGATACAACACAACGTCAAAACGGAACTGCACGTCCTCCAAACCGGCGACCATGGCTTTGCCCTGACCGATCTCCCCAGCGGCGGCCAGTGGTTCCAAATGTTCCAAAGCTGGCTCCGGGAGAATGGCTGGCTGACCACGACCGGGAACAGCCGTCCCTTACCGTAAGTGCACCTTTCGGTCAATGCCGCAGGTTAAAGACGCGGATGCACAGGGGAATGAGCCCGATGGAAACCGCGATGAAAATAGCCACCCGCACGTAGTTGAGCGTTTGCCAGAGAGATACTTTGTCCGCCAGGTCTGCCGCCCCGGCCTTCGTTTCCGCGATCTGCTGAAAATGAATGATGCTTGGCGCAAAGAATACCAGCGTCCAGGCGCGCACTGCGATATGCACCGCAAACGAAACCAGCAGCCAGTTCCGCGCAAAATCGATCTTCCAGCAGAAAATTAAGGCGAGGATGAATGTGATTTCGTGAATGGAATGGAACACGATCCAGAAAAACTTCAAACTGGCGCCGGACCCCAGCAGCAGGTTGAAATGCTGCGGCGGGGCGTCTGCCCACTTCGGAACGAACACCAGCGTTTCGAATACCTGCGCCCCGTTCATAAGAAAGTATACCAATGTTGTGATGAAAAGCCATAGTTCGGCCCGGGAGATGCTATCCATATAATTATGTCGTTTTCGTTATTGATTTA
Proteins encoded in this region:
- a CDS encoding CusA/CzcA family heavy metal efflux RND transporter — protein: MLNRIIHFSIKNKLIIGLFTLALVAWGTWSAMHLPVDAVPDITNNQVQIITQTPTLAAQETEQLVTYPIEQSLANLPDLVEMRSISRFGLSVVTVVFDDEVDVYFARQLIGERLKEAEENIPKGIGSPELAPVSTGLGEVYQYILHPKKGSENKYSAMDLRTMQDWIVARQLYGIKGVADVNSFGGMLKQYEVSVNPAKLKGMNVTIAEIFNALAKNNENTGGAYIDKKPSAYFIRGIGLVGNMEDIRNIVVKTVNGIPVLVRDVAEVKLGSAIRYGSVTYNGEKEVVGGIVMMLKGANSAEVVNRVKEKLVTIQKSLPDDVVVEAFLDRTDLVDRAISTVKTNLIEGALIVIFVLVLFLGNFRAGLIVASAIPLAMLFALGMMRLFGVSANLMSLGAIDFGLIVDGAVIIVEATLHHLGLRKTTHRLTQAEMDEEVFVSASKIRNSAAFGEIIIMIVYIPILTLVGIEGKMFKPMAQTVAFAILGALILSLTYIPMMSALILPKQLSHKKNFSDRMMDFFHRLYKPVLDWAIRFKVAVVAVTVAVFILTVMLFNRMGGEFIPQLEEGDFAFHCILPQGTSLSQSIETSMQASRIVRQFPEVKMVVGKTGSAEVPTDPMPPEATDVMILLKPKSEWTTAKTYEGLAEAMLEKLEVIPGVFFEYNQPIQMRFNELMTGVRQDVAVKIFGENIDTLAALAPRVAAVVQSVRGATEPQVEKTTGLPQITVLYDRAKIAAYGMNIADINQTVRTAFAGESAGVVFENERKFDLVVRLDSASRSSIDDVRDLFVALPNNNQVPLSQLADISFREGPAQISREEGRRRIVVGFNVRDRDVQSVVKEIQQKLAAANILPEGYYYTYGGTFENLQEASGRLMIAVPIALALIFMLLYFTFRSVKESVLIFTAIPMSAIGGVFALLLRGMPFSISAGVGFIALFGVAVLNGIVLISTFNQLEKDGITDVVKRVIEGTKIRLRPVLMTAMVASFGFLPMALSRGAGAEVQRPLATVVIGGLVTATFLTLVVLPLLYILFSDGWKRKFPPAVAAIVVLGLLMYPRGAAAQDPGKRMGIGEVMGMAQQNQQFGINAAQLNKANVQIKSAGMLPKTGVFAENEDLRPTDHTGILKVGITQAIAWPGLYKAQKQLYSEQARYFQANGALLGISVKRDIRQVYYQLWYLNDKENLFHQLDSIYKSMSDAAVLRVKAGENPGLDSISAQAKLRELQAQLAQVKDDITIQQQSLRQLLNTGEAILPVAQPLEKLAFTFAVPGSDSLHPTLALQQQNVNIASAGVAVAKNENRPEFSGRFFSQRLYGVNDPFSGFSVTASVPLFGMGAYRNKVRAARAEADVQQKQLEYDRQVFTTQQAQMMKEVEKNGRMLAFYEASGLKQADQIISAATLAYRSGEISFAELSQFMTQAITIRQNYLDVLNSYNQAVIQYNYFNNL
- a CDS encoding DUF6660 family protein; this encodes MRIIALILSIVILAFSTTTCSDELVGQVTASSGYQLADAGTEHHEHVDFCSPLCACGCCAASVILPVGYLIPVQSGHSAFNYSEMPAGIITDVSPAVWQPPQA
- a CDS encoding S41 family peptidase, giving the protein MKKLGYSLFSLLLAAAHAFAQQDVKLSPRQLQEDLALVKQQIYNVHAYPYTEIDQKEYDRLFSEIHSGLKDSLTATAFMKKIKPLFARLCDEHAQVSLPDSLLETPYRSGGAFLPITLAFDGKNYRIDKILNEGSPLQPGDVITQIDLEDIDKLVKRSAGYSSGYPEQRLEKALKQFGYLYTWTVPDARSHFKITTRNGKTVRLAGVSANTWKAELDRQSGWNVQCQDYVYYENIGDAGYINACSFNVPHQDLDAVQRRIDTIYEQVKADAPKYLFIDVSKNSGGQSVVGSMLIDGFNGKPYRGYSVDFRRSESYIRLLKSWGMDAPDYYKAANEGDLIHIAGDTVRPDERPGRFAGKVFIVVGNGTFSSAMMFATIIKDNQLATIVGETPTLGHPNKFGEMYNTALPNTKVRLLFGVKRWLRPSGDTENNQLIPDLPIPLTDDKAQLIKRVLVKRQTGATASTPQR
- a CDS encoding lysophospholipid acyltransferase family protein → MSIVLYYLLLPVVYFISILPFPLLYGLSDVFFCLLYYVVGYRKKVVLQNLANSFPDKSPEERARICRDFYRYFCDLFLETFKTLTISKAAMLRHCSLTPETVALFKRLHAEGKSVVLVMGHKGNWEWAGNSFSILCPQQLYVVYHPLASKHYDGLMYRMRTRFGTKLIAMQDTFREMVKLRGEINATALIADQSPRPDTAQWVNFLHQDTPVFTGTERIASKMNYQVVYVSVTRTKRGYYSVSAEVLVESPAQEAPGNITTLHTARLEADIIDQPATWLWSHRRWKHKRKQEPATV
- a CDS encoding fatty acid desaturase family protein — its product is MLEGKQLILATKPFAQEKRALSWWYTLSTLCLLIASLTATVVVPWLGLRIAFSVLSGLLIVRMFVIYHDYQHHSILKNSPAANAIMTIFGIYILAPSSIWKRSHDYHHQHNSKLYSASIGSYPIATIDGFLAMSRGERRMYLFTRHPLTILFGYLFMFIIGMCVNSFFASPRRHYDALIALVAHVALTVAVILTAGWLTWLLLVLAPVFIACAIGTYLFYAQHNFPGVVFNTKEEWCYDDAALLSSSHMVMSPVMAWFTGNIGLHHIHHLNARIPFYRLPEAYAKIPELQGATTTTLWPKDIRACFRLKVWDPKTRMMTGVKALRKDEAYAAKFRPSAV
- a CDS encoding AraC family transcriptional regulator, with the translated sequence MYITRLPDHSDPQFDEAAHFARFRKQNMVFSAESHDAHCDEHIGCLSVKTLLRGAETYGIDGRKVTVRPGQFLILNNDQPYSCRISGPGAAHALSVFFKSDFAAAVLTAAMHTDAYLLDEPFFPDGALPSFFQHLHDTTPLMQHRLQQLVQSLETQGYVAAMVDEQLVFLLHDLAGVQQADRRLARDVQALKPATRHELFRRLCVAKDVLHTAYHEPLDLERLCREACLSVPQLVRQFKSVFRCSPYQYLVRVRLEQAAQLLRQGSQPAQDIAWQCGFENAGAFGRAFKSMYGVPPMAYRQLH
- a CDS encoding alpha/beta hydrolase; its protein translation is MLYKFFIALSLVFSLQHAAAQDIPLYEGAIPNSRPAPEGYAEKDSLGRIFRVTKPVLIPFFPPEGKANGTAVLIFPGGGYFLLSMPACEEIARALADSGITAFIVKYRLPSDVIMKDKSTGPLQDALSAIRLVRRRAAEWGIDTHKVGLMGLSAGGHLASMVATQQERTAIPNPENTDLRPDFLALLYPVIIYDPAVPRTRENLIGKNPSTETLRQYSTDQSVSSKTPPAFLVHAADDSVIPLKNTLAFFNALIQHNVKTELHVLQTGDHGFALTDLPSGGQWFQMFQSWLRENGWLTTTGNSRPLP
- a CDS encoding transposase, with protein sequence MDSISRAELWLFITTLVYFLMNGAQVFETLVFVPKWADAPPQHFNLLLGSGASLKFFWIVFHSIHEITFILALIFCWKIDFARNWLLVSFAVHIAVRAWTLVFFAPSIIHFQQIAETKAGAADLADKVSLWQTLNYVRVAIFIAVSIGLIPLCIRVFNLRH